Proteins encoded within one genomic window of Cellulomonas xiejunii:
- a CDS encoding potassium channel family protein produces MGCGRVGATLAQSLESRGHSVAVIDQNPDAFRRLDVAFSGNKVTGLGFDRDTLRTAGIDDTYAFAAVSDGDNSNILAARVVRETFGVENVVARIYDPHRAEIYQRLGIPTVATVRWTADQVLRRMLPMGMTDEHRDASGKIQLAQVDVHPSWVGRPLRALEDATGARVAYVTRYGDGLLPAEGSVLQENDVVHMLLRVDEAPAVERVLTAPPVAGS; encoded by the coding sequence ATGGGATGCGGACGGGTCGGGGCGACCCTCGCGCAGTCGCTGGAGTCCCGCGGGCACTCGGTCGCGGTGATCGACCAGAACCCGGACGCCTTCCGCCGCCTCGACGTCGCGTTCTCCGGCAACAAGGTCACCGGGCTGGGATTCGACCGCGACACCCTGCGCACCGCCGGCATCGACGACACCTACGCGTTCGCCGCGGTCTCCGACGGCGACAACTCGAACATCCTCGCGGCGCGCGTCGTGCGCGAGACGTTCGGTGTCGAGAACGTCGTGGCCCGCATCTACGACCCGCACCGCGCCGAGATCTACCAGCGGCTCGGCATCCCGACCGTGGCGACCGTGCGGTGGACGGCGGACCAGGTGCTGCGGCGCATGCTCCCGATGGGGATGACCGACGAGCACCGCGACGCCTCCGGCAAGATCCAGCTGGCGCAGGTCGACGTCCACCCCTCCTGGGTGGGCCGGCCGCTGCGGGCGCTGGAGGACGCCACCGGGGCCCGCGTGGCGTACGTCACGCGCTACGGCGACGGCCTGCTGCCCGCCGAGGGCTCGGTCCTGCAGGAGAACGACGTCGTGCACATGCTGCTGCGCGTCGACGAGGCGCCGGCAGTCGAACGCGTCCTCACCGCACCGCCGGTGGCGGGCTCATGA